The proteins below are encoded in one region of Peribacillus muralis:
- a CDS encoding DUF2515 family protein encodes MLYQFVQKLFGTSPGKSKPIIDPEKFGLLKTQLQKELFQPETESKAFFPEETALVKSIRTETVALNRNNLTRTQAYLAYYHRNPEVHWAFLAHMVSRNGGYHMTDLKGSSMTQLLSQAERQNFFLFLERANSAIFADAFPQLLLYEHSKQKELRLKKYFPVFHISRFMAPIWESFIKEPHSPLLTTALIINEQRMIQERVLKRTRHGKILQRIDFQLQEFLGFTKVIFPFGNEQDSIRSLTGLTVERFADPKQRIETGKFLYELLFLHPSVLHGVEEFTIDVPHTGSRMDYWESIYSSDPFAKDEKVYSPILQEAWTDQPFFPLPMNDWYTKESFIEDLQDLPIIKKVDLTQKVLENVKHLKAINELKALF; translated from the coding sequence ATGCTCTACCAATTTGTACAGAAGCTGTTCGGAACATCCCCAGGCAAATCGAAGCCCATCATCGATCCTGAAAAATTCGGTCTGCTAAAAACTCAATTACAAAAAGAACTTTTTCAGCCTGAAACGGAGTCAAAGGCATTTTTCCCTGAGGAAACCGCTCTTGTAAAAAGCATCCGGACCGAAACGGTTGCCTTGAACCGTAATAATTTGACGAGAACGCAAGCTTATCTTGCCTATTACCATCGTAACCCCGAGGTTCATTGGGCTTTTTTGGCACATATGGTTTCGAGGAATGGCGGATACCATATGACCGACTTGAAAGGCTCGTCCATGACCCAGCTGCTTAGCCAAGCGGAACGGCAGAATTTTTTCCTTTTCCTGGAGCGCGCCAATTCAGCGATATTTGCCGATGCCTTTCCACAGCTCCTTCTATATGAACATTCCAAACAAAAGGAGCTTCGATTAAAAAAGTATTTCCCCGTCTTCCATATATCAAGATTCATGGCCCCGATTTGGGAATCTTTCATAAAAGAACCCCATTCGCCCCTTTTAACGACAGCGCTTATCATCAATGAGCAAAGAATGATTCAAGAACGGGTGTTGAAACGTACCCGTCATGGCAAAATCCTCCAAAGGATTGATTTTCAACTGCAGGAATTTTTAGGCTTCACGAAAGTAATCTTCCCTTTCGGAAATGAGCAAGACAGCATCCGTTCCTTGACTGGCCTAACCGTTGAACGCTTTGCCGACCCAAAACAGCGAATTGAAACGGGAAAATTTCTTTATGAGCTTCTTTTTCTGCATCCGTCCGTTTTACATGGTGTTGAAGAATTTACAATCGATGTTCCACACACTGGCTCGAGAATGGATTACTGGGAAAGCATCTACTCCTCCGATCCATTTGCAAAAGATGAAAAGGTCTATAGTCCCATCCTTCAAGAGGCATGGACAGATCAGCCTTTCTTTCCTCTTCCAATGAATGATTGGTATACAAAGGAAAGCTTTATCGAGGATTTACAAGACTTACCGATTATTAAAAAGGTCGATTTGACCCAAAAGGTGCTTGAAAATGTCAAACATCTTAAAGCCATCAACGAACTGAAAGCCCTTTTTTAA
- a CDS encoding ABC transporter ATP-binding protein — MFAIFKKLSWFFKEQWKRYTWAILFLCLVNILEVIPPKLVGNAIDDMNNGDMTQETIMKYVIYLLLVLCGSYLFGYLWSYLLFGGGNLVERKLRSGFMGHLLKMSPTFYEKNRTGDLMARATNDLKAISLTAGFGILTLVDSVLFTMTVVVMMGVTISWELTIAAVLPLPIMAVMMQIYVKKIYRRFTDAQAAFGTLNDKVLESISGVRVIRAYVQEREDEKRFDEMTEDVYRKNLAVARIDALFDPTISIIIGISYLIGLGYGAYLVFQQSITLGGLVSFNVYLGMLIWPMIAVGELINVMQRGNASLDRVQDTLSYERDVKNPLGLESIPNPEDISFQQVFFTYPSSSVVNLANISVQLERGQTLGIVGKTGSGKTTFVKQFLREYPLGKGEISFAGKPLEQLDIAEIRTWIGYVPQDHFLFSKSVRENILFGKMDATEDELAEAIRLADFEKDVMMLPNRLETLVGEKGVALSGGQKQRISIARALIKNPEILILDDSLSAVDAKTETTIIENIQNERAGKTTIITTHRLSAVQHADMIIVLDNGEIIEEGTHEDLLQQDGWYREQYERQQVDEGTEVGA; from the coding sequence ATGTTTGCGATTTTTAAGAAGCTGTCCTGGTTCTTTAAAGAACAGTGGAAGCGTTATACCTGGGCCATTTTATTTTTGTGCCTGGTGAATATTTTGGAGGTTATTCCGCCAAAACTCGTCGGGAATGCCATCGATGATATGAACAATGGTGACATGACGCAAGAGACCATCATGAAATACGTTATTTATTTGCTGCTCGTGCTGTGCGGCAGCTACCTGTTCGGGTACTTATGGAGCTATCTGTTATTTGGTGGCGGAAACTTGGTTGAACGAAAACTAAGGTCAGGGTTCATGGGCCACTTACTGAAAATGTCACCGACTTTTTATGAGAAAAACCGGACAGGTGATTTAATGGCGAGGGCTACCAATGATTTAAAGGCCATATCGCTTACTGCTGGTTTTGGGATATTGACGCTCGTTGACTCGGTGCTGTTCACCATGACGGTCGTGGTCATGATGGGTGTTACCATCAGTTGGGAGTTGACGATTGCCGCGGTGCTGCCGCTCCCGATCATGGCAGTGATGATGCAAATCTACGTCAAAAAAATATACAGGCGCTTTACGGATGCACAGGCAGCCTTTGGTACGTTAAATGACAAGGTCCTGGAATCGATTTCCGGTGTCCGCGTCATCCGTGCCTATGTCCAGGAGCGGGAGGATGAAAAGCGATTTGATGAAATGACAGAGGATGTCTATCGTAAAAACCTTGCCGTGGCAAGAATTGATGCCCTCTTTGATCCGACGATCTCAATCATTATCGGCATCAGCTATTTAATCGGTTTGGGATATGGGGCCTATCTTGTTTTCCAACAGTCCATAACGCTTGGCGGGCTTGTTTCGTTCAATGTGTACCTTGGCATGTTAATTTGGCCGATGATCGCAGTGGGAGAACTGATCAATGTCATGCAAAGGGGAAATGCTTCGCTTGACCGCGTTCAAGATACGCTTTCATATGAAAGGGATGTGAAAAATCCATTGGGGCTGGAAAGTATTCCGAACCCGGAAGATATCTCTTTTCAACAAGTGTTTTTTACATATCCATCTTCATCGGTCGTGAATCTAGCCAATATTTCCGTCCAACTGGAACGTGGGCAAACATTAGGGATCGTAGGGAAAACAGGAAGCGGAAAAACGACCTTCGTGAAGCAATTCCTCAGGGAATATCCTTTAGGTAAAGGGGAAATCTCCTTTGCAGGCAAACCGTTGGAGCAATTGGATATTGCAGAAATTCGCACGTGGATCGGCTATGTTCCACAGGACCATTTTTTATTCTCCAAGTCTGTACGAGAAAATATCTTATTCGGCAAAATGGATGCAACTGAAGACGAACTGGCCGAAGCGATCAGGCTTGCCGACTTTGAGAAGGACGTAATGATGCTACCAAACCGGCTGGAAACGCTCGTTGGCGAAAAGGGTGTCGCTCTTTCCGGAGGCCAAAAGCAAAGGATTTCGATTGCGAGGGCATTGATCAAAAATCCGGAAATCCTTATCTTGGATGATTCCTTATCAGCCGTGGACGCGAAAACGGAAACGACGATCATCGAAAATATCCAAAATGAACGGGCAGGTAAAACGACCATCATTACGACGCATCGTTTATCAGCCGTTCAGCACGCCGATATGATCATCGTGTTGGATAACGGAGAAATCATCGAAGAGGGAACCCATGAAGATTTACTGCAACAAGATGGCTGGTATAGGGAGCAATACGAGCGGCAGCAGGTTGACGAAGGAACGGAGGTGGGGGCATGA
- a CDS encoding ABC transporter ATP-binding protein has product MKVVKKLFHYAALYKKLIICALIMLTLSVAADLTGPFVAKKIIDSHILGIETSWHETEKGKDAVKYEGNWYKRADYFTEGEKKGREVHVFQVGNQFVFVNEAVPIDGRRALEGQTLIINKDGKEHEAQIKKLTSQEVMGFYQPEIPRIIKLVAFYFGLVILSSIFQYGQSFYLQKAANRIIQRMRNDIFTHISRLPIRYFDNMPAGKVVARITNDTEAIRELYVTVLASFFSSTINIIGVLIALFILDARAGTMGLLLIPIIVIWTKVYRKFASKYNHIIRERISDINGMINESISGMSIIQAFGREKETKQSFENLNREHYSYQNKMLHLNSLTGGNLIGVIKVLALIAFVWYFGGMSLTASSAISLGMMYAIVDLISRLLHPLHGIVNQFANLEQALVAGERAFSLLDEHGLAVSDESMARYKGNVEFEHVSFGYKENEYVLQDITFSAKQGETVALVGHTGSGKSSIMNLLFRFYDSSEGKIKIDGKDILDIPHQTLREHMGIVLQDPYLFTGTIASNISLDHDGITREMVEKSLKDVGGDKVLKHLPLGLDEPVIEKGGTLSSGQRQLISFARALAFNPAILILDEATASIDTETEAIIQQGMEVLKKGRTTFIIAHRLSTIKNADQILVLDKGRIAEKGTHEELMELQGKYYQMYELQIGPHKGMAG; this is encoded by the coding sequence ATGAAGGTCGTGAAAAAACTATTTCATTATGCTGCCCTTTATAAAAAATTGATCATCTGCGCCTTGATCATGCTAACACTTTCGGTAGCAGCCGATTTAACGGGTCCGTTCGTTGCCAAGAAAATCATCGATTCACATATACTCGGCATCGAAACGTCCTGGCATGAAACGGAAAAAGGAAAAGACGCTGTTAAATATGAGGGTAATTGGTATAAACGTGCGGATTACTTTACTGAAGGAGAGAAGAAAGGCAGGGAAGTCCATGTCTTCCAGGTCGGCAATCAATTTGTCTTCGTAAATGAAGCAGTACCTATCGATGGGCGCAGAGCTTTGGAAGGCCAAACGTTAATCATCAACAAAGACGGTAAAGAGCACGAAGCTCAAATAAAGAAATTGACCAGTCAGGAAGTGATGGGATTTTACCAGCCTGAAATACCGCGCATCATTAAGCTAGTCGCTTTTTACTTCGGGCTTGTCATCCTTTCTTCCATTTTTCAATATGGGCAAAGTTTTTATTTGCAGAAAGCGGCAAACCGGATCATTCAAAGAATGCGGAACGATATTTTCACACATATTTCCCGTTTACCGATTCGGTATTTCGATAATATGCCAGCGGGGAAAGTGGTAGCCAGGATCACTAATGATACAGAGGCGATCAGGGAATTGTATGTAACGGTGCTCGCCAGCTTCTTTTCGAGCACGATTAACATCATCGGCGTTCTTATCGCTTTATTCATTCTGGATGCACGTGCAGGTACGATGGGGCTTTTACTTATTCCGATCATCGTTATCTGGACGAAGGTATATCGTAAATTCGCCTCGAAGTACAATCACATCATCCGCGAGCGGATTAGTGATATTAATGGGATGATCAATGAATCGATTTCCGGAATGAGCATCATCCAGGCATTTGGACGTGAAAAGGAGACGAAGCAATCCTTTGAAAATTTGAACCGGGAGCATTATTCCTATCAAAATAAAATGCTGCATTTAAATTCATTGACCGGCGGGAACTTGATCGGTGTCATTAAGGTGTTGGCGTTAATTGCATTCGTCTGGTATTTCGGTGGGATGTCCTTGACAGCAAGCTCGGCGATTTCATTAGGGATGATGTATGCGATCGTCGATTTGATCAGCCGCCTGCTGCATCCACTTCACGGAATCGTCAATCAATTCGCCAATCTCGAACAGGCACTTGTTGCAGGGGAACGGGCGTTCAGCTTATTGGATGAGCATGGGTTGGCAGTCAGTGATGAAAGCATGGCCAGATACAAAGGGAATGTAGAATTCGAACATGTTTCTTTTGGTTATAAGGAAAATGAATATGTGTTACAAGACATTACCTTTTCAGCTAAGCAAGGGGAAACGGTAGCATTGGTCGGCCATACAGGATCGGGTAAAAGCTCGATCATGAATTTATTGTTCCGTTTTTATGACAGCAGTGAAGGGAAAATCAAAATAGACGGAAAGGATATATTGGATATCCCTCACCAAACACTAAGGGAACATATGGGAATCGTCCTTCAAGATCCTTATTTATTCACTGGCACCATCGCTTCCAATATCAGTCTCGATCATGACGGCATCACGAGGGAAATGGTCGAAAAGTCATTAAAGGATGTTGGCGGGGATAAAGTGCTGAAGCATCTTCCTTTAGGGCTGGATGAACCGGTTATCGAAAAAGGCGGAACACTGTCTTCCGGACAGCGCCAGCTAATTTCCTTCGCACGTGCTCTGGCATTCAATCCGGCTATTTTAATTTTGGATGAGGCAACTGCAAGCATCGACACTGAAACCGAAGCAATTATCCAGCAGGGGATGGAAGTGCTGAAAAAAGGAAGAACGACCTTCATCATTGCACATAGACTTTCCACGATTAAAAATGCCGATCAAATCCTAGTCCTCGATAAAGGCCGGATTGCCGAGAAGGGGACTCACGAGGAATTAATGGAATTGCAAGGGAAATACTATCAAATGTATGAACTGCAGATTGGTCCGCATAAAGGGATGGCAGGGTGA
- a CDS encoding type B 50S ribosomal protein L31 gives MKQNIHPDYQQVVFMDTNSGYKFLTGSTKKSDETIEWEDGQTYPLLKVEISSDTHPFYTGKQKFAEKGGRVDRFLEKYNMKK, from the coding sequence GTGAAACAAAATATTCATCCTGATTATCAACAAGTAGTTTTTATGGATACGAACAGTGGATATAAATTTTTGACGGGTTCAACGAAAAAATCGGACGAAACAATCGAGTGGGAAGACGGTCAAACGTATCCTTTATTAAAAGTGGAGATAAGTTCGGATACACATCCTTTTTATACTGGAAAGCAAAAATTCGCTGAAAAAGGCGGACGAGTGGATCGCTTTCTGGAAAAATATAATATGAAGAAATGA
- the metC gene encoding cystathionine beta-lyase, translating to MTDHDFSFETKLLHNQHKFDATTGGVSVPIQHASTFHQSDIDQFGKYDYSRSGNPTREALEEIIAELEEGTHGFAFSSGMAAISTAFLLLSAGDHIIISEDVYGGTFRMVTTVLTRFKIEHTFVDMTDLESVEAAVQPNTRAIYIETPSNPLLKVTDISAVCDIAKKIGALSFVDNTFLTPALQKPLKLGADVVLHSATKFLSGHSDVVAGLAVVKDPLLAQRLGALQNSFGAVLGVQDAWLVMRGLKTLSVRMDHSQRGAEKIAAHLKNHHLVKKVYYPGLADHPEHAIQKRQSLGAGAVLSFELASEEIFRSFVNTVELPVFAVSLGAVESILSYPAKMSHAAMPADERDKRGISNSLLRLSVGLENPDDLIKDFDAALVNIAKGGVLAAK from the coding sequence ATGACGGATCATGATTTTAGCTTTGAAACCAAATTGCTTCATAATCAACATAAATTCGATGCAACGACTGGAGGTGTGAGCGTTCCCATTCAGCACGCCTCCACTTTCCATCAATCCGATATCGATCAATTCGGCAAATATGATTACAGCCGAAGCGGGAATCCCACTCGCGAGGCATTGGAAGAAATCATTGCCGAACTGGAAGAAGGCACACATGGCTTCGCCTTTTCATCAGGCATGGCCGCCATTTCAACAGCTTTTCTGCTGTTATCTGCCGGGGACCATATCATCATTTCCGAAGATGTGTACGGGGGAACGTTCAGGATGGTCACCACCGTACTGACCCGTTTCAAAATTGAACATACCTTCGTTGATATGACGGACCTCGAAAGCGTCGAAGCAGCCGTTCAGCCAAATACGAGGGCCATTTACATCGAAACGCCTTCAAATCCATTATTGAAAGTGACCGATATTTCTGCCGTATGTGATATCGCCAAAAAAATTGGTGCCTTAAGCTTTGTCGATAATACATTCTTGACGCCGGCACTGCAAAAGCCTTTAAAACTTGGTGCTGATGTCGTCCTTCATAGTGCTACGAAGTTCTTGTCCGGTCATAGTGATGTAGTAGCGGGGCTTGCAGTCGTGAAGGATCCCTTATTGGCCCAGAGACTCGGTGCCCTCCAAAACTCCTTCGGGGCTGTTCTTGGTGTACAGGACGCCTGGCTAGTCATGAGAGGTCTGAAAACCCTGTCCGTAAGAATGGATCATTCCCAAAGAGGGGCTGAAAAGATTGCCGCCCATTTAAAGAATCATCACTTAGTGAAAAAGGTTTATTATCCTGGACTTGCGGATCATCCCGAGCATGCCATCCAGAAGCGTCAATCGCTCGGGGCTGGAGCGGTCCTCTCCTTTGAATTGGCAAGTGAGGAAATTTTCCGTTCGTTCGTAAACACAGTCGAGCTCCCAGTTTTCGCCGTAAGCCTTGGCGCAGTCGAATCGATATTATCATATCCCGCTAAAATGTCACACGCTGCGATGCCTGCTGATGAAAGAGATAAACGAGGCATAAGCAACAGCCTGCTTCGTCTCTCTGTGGGACTTGAAAATCCGGATGATCTTATCAAGGACTTCGATGCCGCTCTTGTAAATATCGCCAAAGGGGGAGTTCTTGCTGCAAAATGA
- a CDS encoding methionine biosynthesis PLP-dependent protein has protein sequence MYKTETYLAQLGNRSETVTGAVNPPVYFSTAFRHEGIGQSTGFDYTRTGNPTRQLLERSIADLEKGDQGYACSSGMAAISTILALFKSGDAWIVSEDLYGGTYRLLEQGFKKWGLKCDYVNTCCLEDIENAITPHTKAIFIETPTNPLMQQTDIGAIATLAKRFNILLIVDNTFYTPLIQQPILLGADIVIHSATKYLGGHNDVLAGLIVASGEELCESLAFHHNGTGAVLSPFDSWLLMRGMKTLALRMERHEKNAKILVEYLSEHDCVTDVFYPGRGGMISFRIIDESAVNPFLQSLSLISFAESLGGVESFITYPATQTHADIPLEVRTANGVCNRLLRFSVGIEDSGDLISDLQQAFAQVKREALR, from the coding sequence ATGTACAAAACTGAAACATATCTTGCTCAATTGGGAAATCGCAGTGAAACGGTGACAGGAGCGGTCAATCCTCCCGTCTACTTCTCGACAGCCTTCCGTCACGAAGGTATTGGCCAATCGACTGGTTTCGATTATACAAGGACAGGTAATCCCACACGCCAACTATTGGAACGTTCGATTGCCGATCTAGAAAAAGGGGATCAAGGATATGCCTGCAGCTCGGGAATGGCCGCCATTTCTACAATTTTGGCGCTTTTTAAATCGGGAGATGCATGGATTGTCAGCGAAGATCTTTATGGCGGTACATATCGCCTGCTTGAACAAGGCTTTAAGAAATGGGGATTGAAGTGTGACTATGTAAACACTTGCTGCTTGGAGGATATCGAGAATGCCATCACTCCTCACACGAAGGCCATCTTCATCGAAACTCCCACTAACCCCCTTATGCAGCAAACGGATATTGGCGCCATTGCAACACTTGCCAAACGATTCAATATATTGCTGATCGTCGATAATACGTTTTACACGCCTCTCATTCAACAGCCCATCCTTCTTGGCGCCGATATCGTGATTCACAGTGCTACGAAGTATCTCGGCGGCCATAATGATGTACTCGCCGGACTGATCGTTGCTAGCGGAGAAGAATTATGTGAATCACTCGCCTTCCATCACAATGGAACAGGAGCTGTTTTGAGTCCCTTTGATTCATGGTTATTGATGCGTGGAATGAAAACTCTTGCACTTCGGATGGAACGCCATGAAAAGAATGCGAAGATACTTGTAGAATACTTGTCGGAGCATGATTGTGTTACGGACGTATTTTATCCCGGAAGAGGAGGCATGATTTCATTCCGAATCATTGATGAGTCCGCTGTCAACCCATTTCTACAATCACTCTCACTCATTTCGTTTGCAGAAAGCCTTGGCGGTGTTGAAAGCTTCATCACTTACCCCGCCACACAAACACATGCCGATATTCCTCTTGAAGTCAGGACGGCAAACGGGGTTTGTAATCGCCTGCTCCGCTTTTCCGTAGGCATCGAAGACAGCGGAGATTTGATTTCCGACTTGCAGCAAGCCTTCGCGCAGGTAAAAAGGGAGGCCCTACGATGA
- the fumC gene encoding class II fumarate hydratase, with protein sequence MEYRIERDTMGEVKVPADKYWGAQTERSRNNFKIGNERMPIELVRAFAYVKQAAAKVNYDLGDLSEVKKNAIVKICGEILEGTLDEHFPLVVWQTGSGTQSNMNVNEVVANKGNEWLKEMGEAEALHPNDDVNKAQSSNDTFPTAMHIAAFMEVAEKLVPAIKVLRDTFDAKEKEFWDVVKIGRTHLQDATPLTLGQEISGWKAMLDKDLAMIEESSQKLLNLALGGTAVGTGINTKKEFPGLSAKQIAADTGHPFVTSDNKFHALTSHNEIVYAHGALKALAADLMKIANDVRWLASGPRSGIGEIAIPENEPGSSIMPGKVNPTQSEALTMIATQIVGNDATIGFAASQGNFELNVFKPVIIYNFLQTVKLLTDGIHSFNDNCAVGITANEDKIKENVDRSLMLVTALNPHIGYEKAAKIAKTAFKDNSTLKEAALKLEFLTEDEFNAWVDPANMVNK encoded by the coding sequence ATGGAATACAGAATCGAACGAGATACGATGGGTGAAGTGAAGGTCCCTGCCGATAAATATTGGGGAGCACAGACGGAAAGAAGCCGGAACAATTTCAAAATCGGTAATGAAAGAATGCCGATTGAGTTGGTGCGTGCTTTTGCATACGTTAAGCAAGCTGCTGCAAAGGTGAACTATGATCTTGGTGATCTATCGGAAGTGAAAAAGAATGCCATCGTCAAGATATGCGGGGAAATCCTCGAAGGTACGCTCGATGAGCATTTCCCGCTTGTTGTCTGGCAAACGGGGAGCGGCACACAAAGTAATATGAACGTGAACGAAGTGGTCGCCAATAAAGGAAATGAATGGTTAAAGGAAATGGGGGAAGCGGAAGCCCTTCACCCGAATGATGACGTTAACAAAGCCCAAAGCTCCAATGATACATTCCCGACTGCCATGCATATTGCAGCCTTCATGGAAGTTGCTGAAAAGTTGGTTCCTGCCATCAAAGTGCTAAGAGATACATTCGATGCAAAAGAAAAGGAATTTTGGGATGTCGTGAAAATCGGCCGGACACATCTTCAAGATGCAACTCCGTTAACTTTAGGACAAGAAATATCCGGTTGGAAAGCGATGCTGGATAAAGACTTGGCGATGATCGAGGAAAGCAGCCAAAAATTATTGAATCTAGCTTTAGGCGGAACGGCTGTTGGAACCGGAATCAATACAAAAAAAGAATTCCCGGGACTTTCCGCAAAACAAATCGCAGCGGATACAGGACATCCTTTTGTCACATCGGATAATAAGTTTCATGCACTGACAAGCCATAATGAAATCGTATATGCCCATGGTGCATTAAAAGCATTGGCAGCGGACTTGATGAAAATAGCGAACGATGTCAGGTGGCTGGCAAGTGGCCCTAGAAGCGGAATCGGTGAAATTGCCATCCCGGAAAACGAGCCAGGCAGCTCCATCATGCCAGGCAAGGTCAATCCAACCCAAAGTGAAGCGCTTACCATGATTGCAACACAAATCGTCGGTAACGATGCTACGATTGGTTTTGCAGCCAGCCAAGGAAATTTCGAATTGAACGTATTCAAGCCAGTGATCATCTATAACTTCCTGCAAACGGTTAAATTATTGACGGACGGCATTCATTCCTTCAACGATAACTGTGCAGTCGGCATCACTGCCAATGAAGATAAGATTAAAGAAAATGTTGATCGTTCCCTTATGCTGGTCACAGCATTGAATCCGCACATAGGTTATGAAAAAGCAGCCAAAATTGCCAAAACTGCATTCAAGGATAACTCTACACTAAAAGAAGCGGCGTTGAAATTGGAATTCCTAACGGAAGATGAATTCAATGCATGGGTCGACCCAGCTAACATGGTTAATAAGTAA
- a CDS encoding ABC transporter ATP-binding protein, whose amino-acid sequence MAELVLDHIFKIYDKKVTAVKDFNLHVADKEFIVFVGPSGCGKSTTLRMIAGLEDISQGDLFIDGKRVNDVPPKDRDIAMVFQNYALYPHMSVYDNMAFGLKLRKTPKAEIKQRVTEAARILGLEEYLNRKPKALSGGQRQRVALGRAIVRDAKVFLMDEPLSNLDAKLRVQMRAEIAKLHKRLDTTTIYVTHDQTEAMTMATRLVVMKDGIIQQVGAPKDVYEKPINVFVGGFIGSPAMNFFTGTLKEGTFKIGEQTLEIPASKMKMLRDQGYVGKDIILGIRPEDFHNEGEYFTDSLNTTFKTNIDVAELMGAEIMLYSTLEGQDFVARVDAKNIIHAGEKIELALDMNKAHFFDKSSEQRILVEEDEQMQEGLKLSAN is encoded by the coding sequence ATGGCAGAGTTAGTATTAGATCATATTTTCAAGATTTATGATAAAAAGGTGACAGCCGTTAAGGATTTTAACCTTCATGTTGCCGATAAGGAATTCATTGTTTTTGTCGGACCTTCCGGCTGCGGGAAATCGACGACTTTACGGATGATTGCCGGCCTGGAAGACATATCACAGGGTGATTTGTTTATTGACGGTAAGCGCGTCAATGATGTCCCGCCAAAAGATCGTGATATCGCAATGGTTTTCCAGAACTATGCTCTATATCCACATATGTCCGTCTATGACAATATGGCATTTGGATTAAAACTTAGGAAAACGCCAAAAGCGGAAATTAAGCAAAGGGTCACTGAAGCGGCTAGAATCCTCGGTCTTGAAGAATATCTAAACAGGAAACCTAAAGCGCTTTCAGGAGGACAACGCCAGCGTGTGGCGCTTGGCCGCGCCATTGTACGTGACGCGAAGGTTTTCTTGATGGATGAGCCCTTATCAAATCTTGACGCAAAGCTCCGGGTCCAAATGCGCGCTGAAATCGCCAAACTACATAAACGCCTGGACACAACAACGATATATGTCACGCATGACCAAACGGAAGCGATGACCATGGCGACAAGACTTGTCGTCATGAAGGACGGCATCATCCAACAGGTCGGTGCACCAAAGGACGTATATGAGAAACCGATAAACGTTTTCGTCGGAGGCTTTATCGGATCACCTGCCATGAACTTCTTCACCGGGACATTAAAAGAAGGCACTTTTAAAATTGGTGAACAAACGTTGGAAATACCTGCATCAAAGATGAAAATGCTGCGTGATCAAGGCTATGTCGGAAAAGATATCATCCTTGGCATCCGTCCGGAGGATTTCCATAATGAAGGAGAATACTTCACGGATTCCCTAAACACTACATTCAAAACAAACATCGATGTAGCTGAACTGATGGGGGCGGAAATCATGCTTTACTCCACACTTGAAGGACAGGACTTCGTTGCACGGGTCGATGCCAAAAATATCATCCATGCAGGCGAAAAAATCGAGCTCGCCCTCGATATGAATAAAGCCCACTTTTTCGATAAGAGCAGCGAACAACGCATTCTTGTCGAAGAGGACGAACAGATGCAGGAAGGTTTGAAATTGTCAGCCAACTAA